A part of Capsicum annuum cultivar UCD-10X-F1 chromosome 6, UCD10Xv1.1, whole genome shotgun sequence genomic DNA contains:
- the LOC107853464 gene encoding mitogen-activated protein kinase kinase kinase YODA, with product MPPWWGKSSSKEANKKATKESFIDTLHRKFKSPAEAKFPSKSGGSRRHNSDIASEKGSQSQAQSRSSSPSKHVSRCQSFAERALAQPLPLPGLPPTGVVRTDSGISPSAKPKVEKGPKPCLFLPLPKPACIKHKLDPADADGELVFASISSECSVESNDPTDLRQRSPLAFDYETGERTALGSPPRSAVKDQSAVGQISTKEVTEPVNLSPSGHVSYRSPKRRPLNSHLPSIQIPSHGALFSAPGSSISSPSRSPMRAVGCEQVSSSTLWAGKTYQDFPLLGSGHCSSPGSGQNSGHNSMGGDMVGQLFWQPSRGSPEYSPIPSPRMTSPGPSSRIHSGAVTPIHPRSGGGSSELQTSWPDDAKPESHPLPRPPLTISNSSPFSHSNSVATSPSVPRSPGRADNLSSPGSRWKKGKLLGRGTFGHVYVGFNSDSGEMCAMKEVTLFSDDAKSKESAKQLAQEIALLSRLRHPNIVQYYGSEMVPDKLYIYLEYVSGGSIYKLLQEYGPFGETAIRSYTQQILSGLAYLHAKNTVHRDIKGANILVDPNGRIKLADFGMAKHITGQSCPLSLKGSPYWMAPEVIKNSSGCNLAVDVWSLGCTVLEMATSKPPWSQYEGVAAMFKIGNSKELPAIPEQLSDEGKDFVRKCLQREPRNRPTAAELLEHPFVKDAAPLEKPNIFPASFDLPCAAANGIKPVGVGSARKYPTPESGTLAIHSSRASKSNFHCSDIHIPRNISCPVSPIGSPLLHPRSPQNLNGRMSSSPISSPLNTSGSSTPISGGNGAIPFRHINQSVYLQEARTVPNSPYMNGSSYWDPDVLRGAPSGSHAFRELASVEYDALGKQFGRHATGELLNGQSALANRVSQQLLRDHVKLISSVDLNPSPPLAGRTDGA from the exons ATGCCTCCGTGGTGGGGAAAGTCATCTTCAAAGGAAGCAAACAAGAAAGCGACCAAAGAGAGTTTTATTGATACATTGCATCGCAAGTTTAAGAGTCCAGCTGAAGCTAAGTTTCCAAGTAAATCAGGTGGATCTCGAAGACACAACAGTGACATTGCTTCTGAGAAGGGTTCTCAGTCCCAAGCACAGTCAAGGTCGTCTTCACCTTCCAAGCATGTCTCAAGGTGCCAAAGTTTTGCTGAAAGGGCTCTAGCCCAACCACTTCCACTTCCTGGTTTGCCACCAACAGGTGTAGTCCGGACAGACTCTGGAATCAGTCCATCTGCAAAACCCAAAGTAGAGAAGGGCCCAAAGCCATGCCTGTTTCTGCCTCTCCCAAAGCCTGCATGCATCAAGCACAAACTAGACCCTGCAGATGCAGACGGAGAGCTTGTCTTTGCTTCAATTTCAAGTGAGTGCTCTGTTGAGAGCAATGATCCTACTGATTTACGCCAACGTAGTCCACTAGCATTTGATTATGAAACTGGTGAGCGGACTGCCTTGGGTAGCCCTCCAAG ATCGGCTGTGAAGGATCAATCTGCTGTTGGACAAATAAGCACAAAAGAGGTAACAGAACCAGTTAATCTTTCTCCCAGTGGACATGTTTCCTATCGATCTCCTAAAAGACGACCATTAAATAGCCACTTGCCCAGTATACAAATCCCTTCTCATGGTGCCCTCTTCAGTGCTCCTGGTAGTTCTATATCAAGTCCTTCTAGAAGTCCAATGAGAGCTGTTGGCTGCGAGCAAGTTAGTAGTTCAACTTTGTGGGCAGGAAAGACTTATCAGGATTTTCCTTTACTTGGATCTGGACATTGTTCAAGTCCAGGGTCTGGTCAGAATTCTGGACATAATTCCATGGGAGGAGATATGGTAGGACAATTGTTTTGGCAGCCTAGTAGAGGGAGCCCGGAGTACTCTCCAATTCCTAGTCCCAGGATGACAAGTCCTGGACCTAGCTCAAGAATTCACAGTGGCGCTGTCACACCTATTCATCCTAGGTCTGGAGGTGGATCATCTGAACTGCAGACTAGTTGGCCTGATGATGCAAAACCAGAAAGTCATCCTTTGCCCCGTCCCCCCTTAACAATTTCCAACTCTTCACCTTTTTCTCATTCCAATTCAGTTGCAACATCTCCCTCAGTTCCACGAAGCCCTGGTAGAGCAGATAATCTTTCTAGCCCTGGCTCTCGCTGGAAAAAGGGGAAGTTGCTTGGTAGAGGCACATTTGGGCATGTTTATGTTGGTTTTAATAG CGATAGTGGAGAAATGTGTGCAATGAAGGAGGTTACTCTATTTTCAGATGATGCAAAGTCAAAAGAAAGCGCAAAGCAGTTGGCACAG GAGATTGCATTGTTGAGTCGATTAAGACATCCAAATATTGTCCAGTATTATGGCTCAGAGATG GTTCCTGATAAACTATATATCTACTTGGAATATGTGTCTGGTGGGTCCATTTATAAGCTTTTACAAGAATATGGTCCGTTTGGAGAAACAGCAATCCGTAGTTACACGCAGCAAATTTTGTCGGGGCTTGCGtatttacatgctaaaaacactGTGCATAG AGATATTAAAGGTGCAAACATTCTCGTTGATCCAAATGGGCGCATAAAGTTGGCAGACTTCGGAATGGCCAAGCAT ATCACAGGACAATCCTGTCCATTATCATTGAAAGGAAGCCCTTACTGGATGGCCCCTGAG GTAATAAAGAATTCTAGTGGCTGCAACCTTGCTGTTGATGTATGGAGTCTTGGATGCACCGTCTTAGAAATGGCTACATCAAAGCCTCCGTGGAGCCAGTATGAAGGG GTTGCTGCCATGTTTAAGATTGGGAATAGTAAAGAACTCCCAGCAATTCCGGAACAACTTTCAGATGAGGGAAAAGATTTTGTGAGGAAGTGTTTGCAGCGTGAGCCGCGAAACCGTCCTACTGCTGCTGAGCTATTGGAGCATCCTTTCGTAAAAGATGCTGCCCCTCTGGAAAAGCCAAATATATTTCCTGCATCTTTTGATCTTCCATGTGCTGCTGCAAATGGGATAAAACCTGTG GGCGTTGGATCTGCAAGAAAGTATCCTACACCAGAATCAGGAACGCTTGCTATCCATTCATCCAGAGCGTCGAAATCTAATTTTCATTGCAG TGATATCCACATCCCAAGGAACATATCTTGCCCCGTCTCCCCAATAGGTAGTCCTCTTTTACATCCAAGGTCGCCTCAAAACCTAAATGGGAGGATGTCTTCCTCACCTATATCTAGCCCTCTCAACACATCTGGCTCATCAACACCAATCTCTGGAGGGAATGGTGCTATCCCGTTTCGTCACATTAATCAGTCAGTTTATCTGCAAGAAGCCAGAACAGTTCCAAATAGTCCGTATATGAATGGCTCTTCTTACTGGGATCCTGATGTTTTACGAGGGGCACCATCAGGATCTCATGCTTTCCGAGAATTGGCATCTGTTGAATATGATGCTCTGGGAAAGCAGTTTGGGAGGCATGCCACAGGAGAACTTCTCAATGGCCAATCAGCCTTGGCCAATCGGGTGTCGCAGCAACTTTTAAGGGatcatgtgaaattgatttcTTCGGTAGATCTCAACCCTAGTCCACCCTTGGCAGGTCGCACAGATGGAGCATGA